TACTTAGCGGAACTCAGACATTCCAATAAACTCAAATTCTTAAGACCGGACGCAAAGTCCCAGGTTACGGTAGAATACAAAGACGGAAAACCCGTGAGAATCGATACCGTCGTGATATCCACACAACATTCTCCGGATGTCACTCACAAACAGATCGAAGAGTCTTTGATCGAAGAATGTATCAAGAAGGTCATTCCTGCCAATCTTCTCAAGGATACGAAATATTTTATTAACCCGACCGGCCAGTTTATCATCGGTGGTCCTCACGGTGACGCCGGCTTGACCGGAAGAAAGATCATCGTAGATACCTACGGTGGATACGGAAGACATGGAGGAGGGGCATTCTCCGGAAAGGATCCTTCCAAAGTGGACCGTTCTGCGGCGTATATGGGACGTTATATCGCGAAGAACGTAGTCGCTTCGGGTCTTGCGGACAAATGCGAAGTGCAACTTGCCTACGCGATCGGAGTTGCGGAACCGGTTTCGGTTCATGTGGATACGTTTGGAACGGGAAAAATCTCCGAAGACGAACTCGTAAAAAGAATTCGTGCGAATTTCAGACTGACTCCGAGAGGAATCATCGAATCCTTGAAACTCCTTGAAAAAGGAAGAAAATACAGAGAGACAGCTTCATACGGTCACTTCGGAAGAAAGGGTTCCACCTTTACTTGGGAAGAAACCGACAAAGCCGCGGCTTTAAAAGGATAAGAAAAAGATGGGAGCTCCTAGTACAGCAACTGCGACAGAAAAAGCGACCCGGGACGGTTACGGGGATGCTTTGCATGAACTCGGGGTTTCCCGTCCGGACGTAGTCGTCCTCGACGCGGATCTTTCCGGATCCACAAAGACAAATAAATTTGCAAAAGCGTTTCCAGAACGATTTTTTAACGTAGGCGTCGCCGAACAGAACTTAGTTGGACACGCCGCTGGGCTCGCACTTTCCGGCCTGACTCCGTTCGCTTCTTCCTTTGCGATGTTTCTTGCGGGAAGAGCCTGGGAAGTCGTTCGAAATAGCGTCGTCTATCCATTCTTAAACGTAAAATTGGTAGCGTCTCACGGTGGGATCACAGTGGGTGAGGACGGAGCGTCCCACCAATGTATCGAGGACTTTGCGATCATGAGGGCAATTCCTGAAATGACCGTGATCTGTCCTTCGGATTACAACGAATGCAAACAGATCATCCATGCGATCGCTGACTACAAAGGTCCGGTGTATGTTCGAGTCGGTCGTCCCAACGTCCCAGTGATCGAAAGAGAGAATTATCAATTTGTAATCGGAAAGGCCGAGGTGATGAGAGAGGGAAAAGACGTTCTCATCATCGCGAATGGAGTGATCGTAAACGAGGCGATGAAAGCCGTCGAAGAGCTTTCCAAAGAAGGAATTTCCGCGACTCTTCTCAACATGGCGACGATCAAACCGATCGACAAAGAAGCCATTTTAAAATACGCAAAACAGTGCAGAGCTGTCGTCACCTGTGAAGAACACAACGTGGTCGGCGGACTCGGTTCTGCGGTGAGCGAATTTCTTTCCGAGGAATATCCGGTTCACGTTCTCAAAGTAGGAATGAAGGATCAATTCGGGAAATCCGGAACCTGGAAAGAACTTCTGGATTACTTCGGCCTTCGTTCTAAGAATATCGTTGAGGCCGCGAAAAAAGCGATTCAACTCAAAGGATAATGTTTTTCATCCATTCTTCTACGATCGTTATTGTATCTTTTTATGACTGAGTTCCCATGGATTGTCAAGAAGTGGGGAGAAGAAAGTTTTTGACCGACGTTCCGATTACGAGCGACGAAAGAGTGAAAAGCGGACAAAATTCTTCTTTTATTTTCTCGGACTTTGAGTTGAAAGATGGCGAGCACACAAACTCCTGACTTAAACGAAATCACCGAGGAAACCACGAAGTCAAGCGGAGGACCTTGGAAGGTGGTCCTTTGGGACGACAACGAACATACCTACGAATACGTGATCGAGATGCTTATGGAAATCTGTACGATGTCCGTCGAGAAAGCGTTCCTACACGCGGTCCAGGTCGATCAAGAAAAAAGAACGGTCGTCTTTTCCGGAGAATTTGAACACGCAGAACACGTCCAAGAGAGAATCCTTACCTACGGAGCAGACCCGAGGATGTCCAATTCGAAAGGATCGATGAGCGCTACCCTCGAGAGATAAGAGTTCGCTATTTCATTTTGAACCGATAAAATTTCGTCTTTTTCAGAATAACTGTCGTAGTTACGACGTCTTCTCGTGAAACTCGCGCGCCCCACCCTGATTGGGTGGAGGAGGCGGGTTCGCGGGAAGAAGCGGGGGACTTTTCTCTAACATAAAAAGATCCATTTTTCAAGAAGAATTTCTGTTTCGAAACTTGTAGGAACTCCGACAAGTTCGCAAAAAACTCCTCCGAAAAAGAAGAATCCCTCCGAAGGAGCCAGTTGATTCATAAGGTTAAAGGATCATGTTCACGACTAACTTCACCGCAGGTTCTTGCCAGGCGTGGATCGCTTCCTCGAAACTACAGGTTTTTGTAACAACCTTCTCGGGAAGGATCTTTTTTTCTTTGATCTTCTCCAACATTTTTGGAATAAACTCTCTTGAATCGACCCTTCCAATTTTAAGCGTCGCACCCGTATTATATAATTCTAAATAAGGAATCTCTAATTTATTGGTCCAGTGAACGGAAGCACATCCGTAGATTCCTTCTGTGGAAAGGGATCTCAAACAAAAATCCCATCCTTCTTTGAGTCCGTGACAATCGGCGATGAGAGGAAATTTTTTCGACCAAGCTTTGGGAAGAGAAGAATACGGAGCGACCGTCGCACCCAGATCGTTGGCAATCTTAAGCCTTTCCTCGTCGTTGTCGATGTAGAGAACTTCAGAAGCACCCATTCCGACGGCAAGAGAAGCGGAATACAATGCGATGCTGGAAGCGGAACCGCCCAAGACCATCACGGGAGTGTTCGGTTTTTTTTCCAACCATTGACCGACGAGCTTCCAGGCTTCGACCATGTTGTCACTGATGGCCGCGAGGGCGATCGTATCCGCCGTGGAAGGCATCGGTATGAGCATCTGAGTCGCAAACGGAACCCAAATTCTTTCTGCGAGAGCCCCGCCGAACTGTTTTGCTCCGGGACCCATTCCGTAAAAACTCGCGAAAGGAACAGAATTGCAGGCTTTTGAATGGCCATCCTTACATTCCGGACAAAGCCCGCAGGAAATCTGAAAGGGAATGATCACCTTGGTTCCTTTTGGAAATTGGTTTTCGATCTCCGGGCTTGTCTCCTCGATGACTCCCACAAATTCGTGTCCGATCGGAATTCCCGGACGCATCAACGTGTCTCCGTTGACGATCGGAATGTCCAGATCGCAACGCGAGACGGCGAGGGGTTTTACGATGGCCTGATTTTTCCCTTGGATTTTCGGTTCCGGGATTTCTTCCCATTCTAAAACATTCTTTTTTTTGAATACGATTCGTTTCATTTATAACCTCTGTTCTTTATTATGGATCGCTTCCGGATCGGAAAAAAGTTTTCGGCGCCAGCGGAATTCTCCGCTTCGAATCTCCTGATTTTTTTTTGCCTCTGACTGATTTCTTTTTTCGATCCCGAAGAAAAATATTCGCATTAGAAACGATTGAATTTTTATGGAAGAACGATGCCGGATTCCAAAAAAAAATCGTTTTGTAAAATTAAATAAAAAGAATATTCAATTCCCTTGAAATACTGCCTTCCTCTTTTCTACAAAAGAGGCGAGTCCTTCTTCCGCGTCTTTTGTCTCCATCAAGGAGAGCAACTGCGGGAAAAGATCTTCCGCGGCTTTCGATTCTCCGAACTCCACCGAATCCATAGCGGATTTGAGTGTTGCAAAAACTCCGAGAGGAGCTTGGGCCGCGATCATTTCCGCAAGTTGTATCCCTCTTGAGACGAGTTCGTTTTTTTCTACGATTTCTTGGATTATGCCGATGCGGAGCGCTTCTTCCGCTTCGAAAGGTTCGCCGGTGAGAATGTATTTCATTGCATTTCCCCAACCGCACTGTGCTGGCCAACGCAGTGTTCCTCCTCCGAAAGGGAAAATTCCTCTCTGCACTTCCACTTGCGCGAAGACCGAACGTTTTGCCGCGATTCGAATATCGCTCGCAAGCAAAAGTTCGATTCCAAGAGTGATACACATTCCGTGAACGGCGACGACGACCGGTTTTGTCCTTCGACGTCCGGAGGTTCCCCAAGGATTGATGCTCTCTACAGGAAGAGGAAAACGTTTTTCTTTTTTTAAGAATTCGGCGACGTCCGTGAGTTCCAATCCGAGCGTAAATTGTTTTCCGTTTGCGTAGACCAAACCGACTCGGATCGTCGGGTCGGCTTCCATCTGGTCGTACGCTCGACTCAGGGCAAAGAGCATCTCTACGTTGAACGCATTTCTTTCTTCCGGTCGGTTGAAGATGATATGTAAAATAGGACCTTTTTTTTCCGTGAGAATCAGTTCCGACATTCTTTCTTCCTTTGATAGACTATTTGGTCTATCGCAATTTGAATTCTTTGTAGACTAATTAGTCTACAAATTTTTAGTTTTCCTTGAACTTTTTTTAGGTTCTGGGACTCTGATCCATTAGTATGGCTCAGAATTTAGAAAAACAGAGTAATCCTTACGATCGTCTGATGACTTCCGCCTTGGATCTATTCTATCACAGGGGGTATTCCGGGACTTCGACAAACCAGTTGATCGCGGATTCCGGAACCCACAAGGCCAGCTTTTATCGATATTTTCAATCCAAGGAAGAGATCGCTCTCGAATATCTCAAACTGCAAGGGGAGAATTTTGAAAACGGTCTCCAGAGAATGATGGAACGCGCCCCTTCTTGGGAGGAGTTCATCCAGACCTGGAACGGAGTCCTTCTAAAACAAGTAAAGAGCGGCAGATTTTTAGGTTGTCCCATCGCTCGATTTATCAACAGCGTGGAGGAGAAAAACGAAGAATTCGAAATCGTTTCCGACAAAATCATAGAGGGTTGGATTCGTATTCTCGAATCGTATTTCGAATCGGAAAAACGGAAAGGCAATTTGGATTCTTCTGTGAATCCTCTCACGTCCGCCAAAAAAATTCTTAAACTTTTTCAAGGAAGTTCACAACTCTTTAGAATTACCGGTAAGACCGAATACTTTCAGGAACTCAAAGCGGAGATGATCGAAGCCTTGGGCGGGAAGAGAAAGTAGAAATATTTTGTTTGAGAGTAGGAACTCCTTCAAAAAAGTTTTTCCGATTTAAAAAATTGTCAAAGAATCATCTGCAAAACAAAACTCGGATTGGAAGCCGAATATTTGTTTCTATTTTGAGGGAGCTTTGTCGTTGCCTGGGATTGGGCTTGAAGTCGGAGTGAAGATTTTATTTTCTTGTTTCGCCTCT
The Leptospira stimsonii DNA segment above includes these coding regions:
- the metK gene encoding methionine adenosyltransferase, whose product is MSLKDFIFTSESVGEGHPDKVCDQISDAILDAYLEQDPKSRVACETLVTTNLVVIAGEITSKGKVDAQEIARNVIRDIGYNDITMGFDADFAVVSAHVHAQSPDISQGVTEGEGLFKEQGAGDQGLMFGFAINETPELMPMPIYYSHELVKYLAELRHSNKLKFLRPDAKSQVTVEYKDGKPVRIDTVVISTQHSPDVTHKQIEESLIEECIKKVIPANLLKDTKYFINPTGQFIIGGPHGDAGLTGRKIIVDTYGGYGRHGGGAFSGKDPSKVDRSAAYMGRYIAKNVVASGLADKCEVQLAYAIGVAEPVSVHVDTFGTGKISEDELVKRIRANFRLTPRGIIESLKLLEKGRKYRETASYGHFGRKGSTFTWEETDKAAALKG
- a CDS encoding transketolase family protein codes for the protein MGAPSTATATEKATRDGYGDALHELGVSRPDVVVLDADLSGSTKTNKFAKAFPERFFNVGVAEQNLVGHAAGLALSGLTPFASSFAMFLAGRAWEVVRNSVVYPFLNVKLVASHGGITVGEDGASHQCIEDFAIMRAIPEMTVICPSDYNECKQIIHAIADYKGPVYVRVGRPNVPVIERENYQFVIGKAEVMREGKDVLIIANGVIVNEAMKAVEELSKEGISATLLNMATIKPIDKEAILKYAKQCRAVVTCEEHNVVGGLGSAVSEFLSEEYPVHVLKVGMKDQFGKSGTWKELLDYFGLRSKNIVEAAKKAIQLKG
- a CDS encoding ATP-dependent Clp protease adaptor ClpS; the protein is MASTQTPDLNEITEETTKSSGGPWKVVLWDDNEHTYEYVIEMLMEICTMSVEKAFLHAVQVDQEKRTVVFSGEFEHAEHVQERILTYGADPRMSNSKGSMSATLER
- a CDS encoding zinc-dependent alcohol dehydrogenase, which codes for MKRIVFKKKNVLEWEEIPEPKIQGKNQAIVKPLAVSRCDLDIPIVNGDTLMRPGIPIGHEFVGVIEETSPEIENQFPKGTKVIIPFQISCGLCPECKDGHSKACNSVPFASFYGMGPGAKQFGGALAERIWVPFATQMLIPMPSTADTIALAAISDNMVEAWKLVGQWLEKKPNTPVMVLGGSASSIALYSASLAVGMGASEVLYIDNDEERLKIANDLGATVAPYSSLPKAWSKKFPLIADCHGLKEGWDFCLRSLSTEGIYGCASVHWTNKLEIPYLELYNTGATLKIGRVDSREFIPKMLEKIKEKKILPEKVVTKTCSFEEAIHAWQEPAVKLVVNMIL
- a CDS encoding crotonase/enoyl-CoA hydratase family protein, coding for MSELILTEKKGPILHIIFNRPEERNAFNVEMLFALSRAYDQMEADPTIRVGLVYANGKQFTLGLELTDVAEFLKKEKRFPLPVESINPWGTSGRRRTKPVVVAVHGMCITLGIELLLASDIRIAAKRSVFAQVEVQRGIFPFGGGTLRWPAQCGWGNAMKYILTGEPFEAEEALRIGIIQEIVEKNELVSRGIQLAEMIAAQAPLGVFATLKSAMDSVEFGESKAAEDLFPQLLSLMETKDAEEGLASFVEKRKAVFQGN
- a CDS encoding TetR/AcrR family transcriptional regulator, translated to MAQNLEKQSNPYDRLMTSALDLFYHRGYSGTSTNQLIADSGTHKASFYRYFQSKEEIALEYLKLQGENFENGLQRMMERAPSWEEFIQTWNGVLLKQVKSGRFLGCPIARFINSVEEKNEEFEIVSDKIIEGWIRILESYFESEKRKGNLDSSVNPLTSAKKILKLFQGSSQLFRITGKTEYFQELKAEMIEALGGKRK